The following coding sequences lie in one Hoplias malabaricus isolate fHopMal1 chromosome 14, fHopMal1.hap1, whole genome shotgun sequence genomic window:
- the ndufa4l2a gene encoding NADH dehydrogenase [ubiquinone] 1 alpha subcomplex subunit 4-like 2 yields MLRIIRNHAKKHPGLIPQFFFICLGMGGAAIYLIRLARGPHVTWNKTSNPEPWNQLSPTYQYKFLAVNTDYKNLKKEGPEF; encoded by the exons ATGCTCCGAATAATCCGTAATCACGCGAAGAAACACCCAGGA CTGATTCCACAGTTTTTCTTCATATGTTTAGGGATGGGAGGAGCTGCAATCTATCTGATTCGTCTAGCCAGGGGACCCCATGTTAC CTGGAACAAGACCAGCAACCCTGAGCCTTGGAATCAGCTTAGCCCAACTTATCAGTACAAG TTTTTGGCTGTCAACACGGATTACAAGAACCTGAAGAAAGAGGGCCCTGAATTCTAA
- the stac3 gene encoding SH3 and cysteine-rich domain-containing protein 3, with protein MAQYDQLEDKDSLDFHDNPPVPENVVREDENTVYFVYDEEVEEEEAPPPPTPEPIVMINDRPHKFKDHYCKTPKFCDVCARMIVLNNKFALRCKNCKTNIHHACQSYVEFQRCFGKIPPGFRRAYSSPLYDQEINNPGQQNRSDPVFDTLRVGVIMANKERKKGSEDKKNIMMMMMEEEDAQQPKENEEAGEGKQDGDKKDKTAADDKNKKQQQTFSQSHYYMALYRFKAIEKDDLDFHPGDRITVIDDSNEEWWRGKIGEKTGYLPMNFIIRVRAGEIVYKVTRSFVGNREMGQITLKKDQIVVKKGEEVNGYLKVSTGRKLGFFPADLLEEI; from the exons gtctaTTTTGTGTATGATgaagaggtggaggaggaagaggctCCTCCTCCCCCAACCCCTGAACCCATAGTGATGATTAATGACAGACCTCATAAGTTTAAGGACCACTACTGCAAGACACCCAAGTTCTGTGATGTCTGTGCTCGAATGATTGTCC TTAATAATAAGTTTGCTTTGCGCTGCAAGAACTGCAAGACCAACATTCATCATGCATGCCAGTCATATGTGGAGTTCCAGAGATGCTTTGGCAAAATA CCCCCAGGATTCAGACGAGCATACAGCTCCCCTTTGTATGATCAGGAGATAAATAATCCAG gCCAGCAGAATCGAAGTGACCCAGTGTTTGATACTCTGCGTGTTGGAGTGATAATGGCAAACAAGGAGAGGAAAAAGGGATCAGAAGATAAAAAGAAT attatgatgatgatgatggaagAGGAAGATGCCCAGCAACCCAAAGAGAATGAAGAAGCTGGTGAGG GAAAGCAGGATGGGGATAAGAAAGACAAGACAGCTGCAGATGACAAG AATAAGAAGCAGCAGCAGACCTTTAGCCAGTCTCACTACTACATGGCTCTGTACCGCTTCAAAGCTATAGAGAAGGATGATCTCGACTTCCA CCCTGGGGATCGTATTACAGTTATAGATGATTCTAATGAAGAATGGTGGAGG GGTAAGATTGGGGAGAAGACAGGTTACCTGCCAATGAACTTCATCATTAGAGTTCGTGCAGGAGAGATAGTGTATAAGGTGACTCGCTCTTTTGTGGGAAACAGAGAAATGGGACAGATCACACTAAAGAAAGACCAg ATTGTAGTGAAGAAAGGGGAGGAGGTTAACGGCTATCTGAAGGTCAGCACAGGCCGAAAACTGGGCTTTTTCCCAGCTGACCTGCTGGAGGAGATCTAA